Proteins encoded in a region of the Acidimicrobiales bacterium genome:
- the purD gene encoding phosphoribosylamine--glycine ligase yields the protein GVPTARYGVFDDAKEANAFLRELPGPWVVKTDGLAAGKGVLVTDSITEAEGDIAAKLSGESFGDAGRRVVVEEGLVGPECSLLALCDGRRISALAPAQDFKRIADGDEGPNTGGMGAYSPTPVVDDRVVDRVLDEAVEPLVAALRRRGIDYRGVLYAGLILTVDGPRVLEYNVRFGDPETQVVLPRLTEDLTGLLAEAAAGRLRTEPRFSADAAVCVVLAAPGYPGTPRTGDPIEGLDEAAVLPGVTVLHAGTALDDQGRFVTAGGRVLGVTGTGPTVAQARDRAYAGVARIGWDGMQHRTDIALAAAGPAPEFVFEGSVPSVADVLRAPAGGPTVGGAG from the coding sequence GGCGTGCCCACCGCCCGTTACGGCGTGTTCGACGACGCCAAGGAGGCCAACGCCTTCCTGCGCGAGCTGCCCGGCCCGTGGGTGGTGAAGACCGACGGGCTGGCGGCGGGCAAGGGCGTGCTCGTCACCGATTCCATCACCGAGGCCGAGGGCGACATCGCCGCCAAGCTGTCGGGGGAGAGCTTCGGCGACGCCGGCCGCCGCGTCGTGGTCGAAGAGGGCCTCGTCGGCCCCGAGTGCTCGCTGCTCGCACTGTGTGATGGGAGACGCATCAGCGCGCTGGCCCCGGCGCAGGACTTCAAGCGCATCGCCGACGGCGACGAGGGCCCCAACACCGGCGGCATGGGGGCGTACTCGCCCACGCCCGTGGTGGACGACCGTGTCGTCGACCGGGTGCTCGACGAGGCCGTCGAGCCCTTGGTGGCGGCGCTGCGCCGGCGCGGCATCGACTACCGCGGCGTGCTCTACGCCGGGCTCATCCTCACCGTCGACGGGCCGCGCGTGCTCGAGTACAACGTGCGCTTCGGCGACCCCGAGACCCAGGTGGTGCTGCCGCGGCTCACCGAGGACCTCACCGGCCTCCTGGCCGAGGCCGCCGCCGGGCGCCTGCGCACCGAGCCGCGCTTCTCGGCCGACGCCGCGGTGTGCGTGGTGCTGGCCGCGCCGGGCTACCCGGGCACGCCCCGCACCGGCGATCCCATCGAGGGCCTCGACGAGGCCGCCGTGCTCCCGGGCGTCACCGTCCTGCACGCCGGCACCGCCCTCGACGACCAGGGCCGGTTCGTGACCGCGGGCGGGCGGGTGCTGGGCGTCACCGGTACCGGGCCGACCGTGGCCCAGGCCCGCGACCGGGCCTACGCCGGCGTGGCCCGCATCGGGTGGGACGGCATGCAGCACCGCACCGACATCGCCCTGGCCGCGGCAGGTCCGGCGCCCGAATTCGTGTTCGAGGGCTCCGTCCCGTCGGTCGCCGACGTGCTGCGTGCTCCTGCCGGCGGGCCCACAGTTGGGGGGGCAGGGTGA